The proteins below come from a single Limosilactobacillus reuteri genomic window:
- a CDS encoding lysophospholipid acyltransferase family protein — MLYTFLVKIVNPFLNLINGRPKIYNRENIPEGNYIIIAPHRTWMDPVLLALAVWPKKFSFMAKKELFKNPIASKFLKALNAYPVDRKNPGPSAIKKPVTILKKTDLSTIIFPSGSRYSSKLKGGATVIAKMANVPLVPAVYQGPLKFGQLFTRKPRQIAFGKPIYIDRKQRLTPEVQADLEKQMQDSFDQLDRQIDPNYKYIVPPKPKNDEF; from the coding sequence ATGTTGTACACTTTCCTCGTTAAAATCGTTAATCCATTTTTAAATTTGATTAACGGACGACCTAAAATATACAATCGGGAAAACATCCCTGAAGGCAATTATATTATTATTGCACCTCATCGTACTTGGATGGATCCTGTCTTACTAGCGCTTGCCGTATGGCCCAAAAAATTTAGCTTCATGGCTAAAAAAGAACTTTTTAAGAATCCAATTGCTAGCAAATTCTTAAAAGCACTAAATGCCTATCCGGTTGATCGGAAAAATCCAGGTCCGTCTGCTATTAAAAAGCCGGTTACAATTTTAAAGAAGACTGACTTATCGACCATTATTTTCCCTAGCGGATCACGCTACTCATCTAAATTAAAAGGCGGGGCCACCGTGATCGCTAAAATGGCAAACGTCCCCTTAGTTCCTGCTGTTTACCAGGGACCTCTAAAATTTGGCCAGCTATTTACCCGTAAGCCGCGCCAAATTGCATTTGGGAAGCCTATTTATATTGACCGAAAGCAACGGCTCACTCCCGAAGTACAGGCTGACTTAGAAAAGCAAATGCAAGACTCCTTTGACCAATTAGATAGACAAATTGATCCCAATTATAAATATATTGTTCCTCCAAAGCCGAAGAATGATGAATTTTAA
- the frr gene encoding ribosome recycling factor gives MATGKEILNDAKQKMAKSGDALQRTLADIRAGQANASLLNSVKVEYYGAPTPLNQVASITIPEARQLLITPYDESVLEEIEKAIYASNLGLTPQNDGSSIRLIIPQLTEDRRKELVKDVKAELEKAKVAVRNVRREAMDDLKKGNKNGDFNDDEFHDLEKKVQNETDAGIKNLEDIANAKEKELMEG, from the coding sequence ATGGCTACAGGAAAAGAAATTTTAAATGATGCCAAACAAAAAATGGCAAAATCAGGTGATGCACTTCAGCGGACACTTGCTGATATTCGTGCGGGTCAAGCCAATGCAAGTTTATTAAATTCTGTTAAAGTTGAATATTACGGAGCACCAACTCCATTAAATCAAGTTGCATCAATCACAATTCCAGAAGCACGGCAATTATTAATCACCCCTTATGACGAAAGCGTGCTTGAAGAAATTGAAAAAGCAATCTATGCATCTAATTTAGGATTAACTCCTCAAAACGACGGAAGTTCAATTCGCTTAATCATCCCACAATTAACTGAAGATCGGCGGAAAGAATTAGTAAAGGACGTTAAAGCTGAATTAGAAAAGGCAAAAGTTGCAGTTCGAAATGTTCGTCGTGAAGCGATGGATGACTTAAAGAAGGGTAACAAGAACGGCGACTTTAATGATGATGAATTCCATGATCTTGAAAAGAAAGTTCAAAACGAAACAGATGCTGGAATTAAGAACCTTGAAGATATTGCGAATGCAAAAGAAAAGGAATTAATGGAAGGCTAG
- a CDS encoding DUF896 domain-containing protein: MAESKEQDALLKRINELAHKNKEEGLTEEETKERDRLRKEYLKNFREAMRSNIEMMRIFDKEGKEVTPEKVREIQRKKGLRDD, translated from the coding sequence ATGGCTGAATCGAAAGAACAAGATGCTTTATTGAAGCGAATTAATGAACTTGCTCATAAGAATAAAGAAGAAGGTTTAACTGAGGAAGAAACTAAAGAACGAGATCGTTTACGTAAGGAATACCTAAAGAACTTTAGAGAAGCAATGCGTAGTAATATTGAAATGATGCGGATTTTTGATAAAGAAGGTAAAGAGGTTACTCCTGAAAAGGTTCGTGAAATTCAACGTAAAAAAGGACTTCGTGACGATTAA
- a CDS encoding ribonuclease H family protein, protein MVKKYYAVKKGRHPGIYKTWAECQKEVNGYPNAKFKSFLTFKGANEWLQATGNIVPSTKTVDYSDNILVYTDGGSRNHGNKLGQHVKADDKAAWAYFIQTKDQAYTGTAGEFGATNNKMEITALIQALTKLLELGLQDQPITAILDSHYVLDPIMKGWLTNWQRRGWLTASGKPVANQKLWEEIVTLLPQFPNLHFDWTKGHATNAGNNKVDELLNKTMDQL, encoded by the coding sequence ATGGTAAAAAAATATTATGCAGTCAAAAAAGGTCGTCATCCAGGAATATATAAAACTTGGGCTGAATGTCAGAAGGAAGTTAATGGATATCCGAATGCTAAGTTCAAAAGCTTTTTAACGTTTAAAGGTGCTAATGAGTGGCTTCAGGCTACGGGAAATATCGTACCATCGACTAAAACGGTTGATTATTCTGATAACATTCTTGTTTATACTGATGGAGGCTCCCGTAATCATGGCAATAAATTGGGACAGCATGTTAAGGCAGATGATAAAGCGGCCTGGGCTTATTTTATTCAAACTAAAGATCAAGCTTATACAGGAACTGCTGGCGAATTTGGGGCTACTAATAATAAAATGGAGATTACAGCTTTAATTCAAGCACTAACTAAACTATTAGAACTTGGCCTCCAAGATCAACCAATTACAGCGATTTTGGATTCACATTACGTACTTGATCCAATTATGAAAGGCTGGTTAACTAATTGGCAGCGACGGGGATGGTTAACTGCTAGTGGCAAGCCGGTAGCAAATCAGAAGCTATGGGAAGAAATAGTTACCCTTTTACCTCAGTTCCCTAATTTACATTTTGATTGGACTAAGGGTCATGCAACGAATGCTGGAAATAATAAGGTCGATGAATTACTAAATAAGACGATGGATCAGTTATAA
- a CDS encoding GIY-YIG nuclease family protein, producing MASEKYYIYVLYCADNSFYCGFTNNVKRRFHTHQTYQGAKYTRVKKRHPLKLIYSEEFESKHDALSAEYYFKHQTRRQKEKFLLDHGVNLLKLRRN from the coding sequence ATGGCAAGTGAGAAATACTATATTTATGTATTGTATTGTGCAGATAATAGCTTTTATTGTGGCTTTACCAACAATGTTAAACGGCGCTTTCATACTCATCAAACTTATCAAGGGGCAAAATATACTCGTGTGAAAAAGCGTCATCCACTAAAGCTTATTTATTCAGAGGAATTTGAATCAAAGCATGATGCCTTAAGTGCGGAATATTATTTTAAACATCAAACCCGCCGCCAAAAAGAAAAATTTTTACTAGACCATGGTGTTAATTTATTGAAACTACGGAGGAATTAA
- the pyrH gene encoding UMP kinase gives MADIKYKRVILKLSGEALAGDKGFGINPPVLKDVAKELKEVHNLGVQIAIVVGGGNMWRGVTGAELGMERAQADYIGMLATIMNALSLQDALESIGVPTRVQTSIEMRQIAEPYIRRKAIRHLEKDRIVIFAGGTGSPYFSTDTTAALRAAEINADAILMGKNGVDGVYSADPNKVKDATKFDHLTHMDIIEKNLHVMDTTASSLSMDNHIPLVVFNLNTSGNIMKVVTGQEVGTTIEGD, from the coding sequence ATGGCAGATATTAAATATAAGCGAGTAATTTTAAAGCTCAGTGGAGAAGCATTAGCTGGCGACAAGGGTTTTGGGATTAACCCACCCGTTTTAAAGGATGTAGCTAAAGAATTAAAAGAAGTTCATAATTTGGGCGTTCAAATTGCCATCGTTGTTGGTGGTGGTAACATGTGGCGTGGTGTTACTGGTGCTGAATTAGGGATGGAACGTGCGCAAGCTGATTACATTGGAATGTTAGCAACTATTATGAATGCCTTATCACTTCAAGATGCGCTTGAATCAATTGGTGTTCCTACCCGGGTACAAACTTCAATTGAAATGCGCCAAATTGCTGAACCATATATTCGGCGGAAAGCTATTCGTCATTTAGAGAAAGATCGAATCGTTATTTTTGCTGGTGGAACAGGAAGTCCTTACTTCTCAACTGATACTACTGCTGCATTACGAGCAGCAGAAATTAACGCTGATGCCATTTTAATGGGTAAAAATGGGGTTGACGGCGTTTACTCAGCTGATCCAAATAAAGTTAAGGATGCTACTAAGTTTGATCATTTAACCCATATGGATATCATTGAAAAGAATTTACATGTAATGGATACTACTGCTAGTTCACTATCGATGGACAATCATATTCCATTGGTAGTCTTCAACTTGAACACATCAGGCAATATTATGAAAGTAGTAACTGGTCAAGAAGTTGGTACAACAATTGAAGGAGACTAA
- a CDS encoding tRNA1(Val) (adenine(37)-N6)-methyltransferase, with product MENRNILKKDERIDQLYSQDVRIIQNPHYFAFSLDAVLLANFVRPNHRQKLKIVDLCAGNGAIGIFLHDKLGGTFTEVELQPQIADMAERTILLNDLQDRYTVINDDIANVNDYISKDSIDIVLCNPPYFPVTAQSQKNPNKALAIARHEIATDLVTVVKKMNGLLKMNGHGYLVHRPDRLGEILQVCQENRLAPKRIQFIHPKPDRDANILLLEVIKDGRPGGVKVVPPLIVHGADNQYTPAVQELLYGK from the coding sequence ATGGAAAACAGAAATATTTTAAAAAAGGATGAAAGAATTGATCAGTTATATAGTCAGGATGTACGGATAATCCAAAATCCCCATTATTTTGCTTTTTCGTTAGATGCTGTCTTATTAGCAAACTTTGTGCGTCCCAATCATCGACAGAAATTAAAAATTGTTGACTTGTGCGCTGGAAATGGGGCAATCGGCATTTTTCTCCACGATAAGCTTGGCGGAACATTTACCGAAGTTGAATTACAACCACAGATTGCTGATATGGCTGAACGGACAATTTTGCTAAATGATTTACAAGATCGTTATACCGTCATTAATGATGATATCGCAAACGTTAATGATTATATTTCTAAGGACTCGATTGATATTGTCCTTTGTAATCCTCCTTATTTCCCAGTTACAGCCCAAAGCCAGAAGAATCCAAATAAAGCTTTAGCGATTGCTCGTCACGAAATAGCGACTGATTTAGTGACAGTTGTTAAAAAGATGAATGGCTTATTAAAAATGAATGGTCATGGGTATCTTGTGCATCGTCCAGATCGTTTAGGTGAGATTTTACAAGTGTGTCAGGAAAATAGATTAGCACCTAAAAGAATTCAATTTATTCATCCTAAACCTGATCGTGATGCGAATATTTTGTTGCTTGAAGTGATTAAGGATGGCCGGCCTGGAGGAGTAAAAGTAGTACCACCATTGATTGTTCATGGAGCAGATAACCAGTATACTCCAGCGGTTCAGGAGTTATTATATGGCAAGTGA
- a CDS encoding YneF family protein — MTIMLMILALLVGLVIGFFGARKYMENYLRNNPPISEEMLRTMMLQMGQKPSSRKLHQMMQAMKAQAKKSNRK, encoded by the coding sequence ATGACGATCATGCTAATGATTCTTGCATTATTAGTCGGTTTGGTTATCGGCTTCTTTGGTGCACGTAAATACATGGAAAACTACCTCCGCAATAATCCACCGATTTCGGAAGAGATGCTGCGGACGATGATGCTTCAAATGGGACAAAAACCATCAAGTCGTAAATTACATCAAATGATGCAAGCGATGAAAGCACAAGCTAAAAAGTCAAATCGTAAATAA
- a CDS encoding ABC transporter ATP-binding protein, which yields MSRNKFSFRSFFSLINQLHPQYIKLFVGILLGFISTGANLFVPQLAQKLINNFKSISLTLVILTVVIFIAGLITSALSGLLLGIFGENVVSKLRKQLWQKLLKMPVKYFDDVKTGEISSRLVNDTSQVKDLLASTLPNAMTSLLQFVGALVIMLAMDWRMTLLMFVAVPLVILVMLPVMNQSRKIGRVRQDELAKFASDSTDVLGEVRLVKSSNGEEHELAKGNRRIDNLYHVGRKEALINSVTQPITNMLMMIMFLGILGYGAIRVMNGAMTMGALVSFLMYLFQIISPVVVISQLFNNMAKTSGATERIQQILTEPEEFAADKAEKDIASAPLKFENVDFAYEEGKPVLRDVSFETKPNAVVAFAGPSGGGKSTIFSLIERFYKPTGGEILIGEENIENVDLAKWREQIGLVSQDAAVMPGTIRDNLTYGLRREASDEELWDALRMAYADGFVSEMEDQLETEIGERGIKLSGGQRQRIAIARAFLRDPKILMLDEATASLDAESEAMVQKALGDLMQGRTTLVIAHRLSTIVDADKIYFIENGTVSGAGTHQELLKTTPLYAQYVKDQFK from the coding sequence TTGAGCAGAAATAAATTTAGTTTTCGAAGTTTCTTTAGTTTAATAAATCAATTACATCCGCAGTATATTAAGCTTTTTGTGGGAATCTTACTAGGTTTTATCTCCACGGGTGCTAACCTATTTGTTCCTCAACTAGCGCAAAAGTTAATTAATAATTTTAAGAGTATTAGTCTAACGTTGGTAATTTTAACAGTTGTAATTTTTATAGCAGGATTAATCACAAGTGCGTTATCAGGGTTATTATTAGGAATTTTTGGTGAAAATGTTGTTTCTAAATTACGGAAACAATTATGGCAAAAACTACTTAAAATGCCTGTAAAATATTTTGATGATGTTAAAACAGGCGAAATCAGTTCACGATTAGTTAATGATACGTCACAGGTGAAGGATTTGCTTGCTTCAACATTACCAAATGCAATGACATCGCTTTTACAATTCGTTGGTGCACTGGTTATTATGTTAGCAATGGATTGGCGGATGACATTGTTGATGTTTGTGGCAGTTCCTTTAGTGATTTTAGTCATGCTACCAGTGATGAATCAGTCGCGTAAGATTGGTCGGGTTCGGCAAGATGAATTAGCAAAATTTGCTAGTGATTCCACCGATGTATTGGGTGAGGTCCGATTAGTTAAGTCTTCAAACGGTGAAGAACATGAACTGGCAAAGGGAAATCGTCGTATCGATAATTTATATCATGTCGGAAGAAAAGAAGCGTTGATTAACTCAGTAACGCAACCAATTACAAACATGCTCATGATGATAATGTTTCTTGGGATTCTTGGTTACGGAGCAATTCGCGTTATGAATGGTGCAATGACAATGGGCGCCTTAGTTTCATTTTTAATGTATCTTTTCCAGATTATTAGTCCTGTTGTTGTAATTAGTCAGCTCTTTAATAATATGGCAAAGACTAGCGGAGCCACGGAACGTATCCAACAAATCTTAACTGAACCAGAAGAATTTGCTGCTGATAAAGCAGAAAAAGATATTGCGAGTGCACCATTGAAATTTGAGAATGTTGATTTTGCATATGAGGAAGGTAAGCCAGTCTTACGAGATGTTAGTTTTGAAACTAAACCTAATGCAGTGGTAGCTTTTGCCGGCCCATCTGGTGGAGGAAAGTCAACTATTTTCTCGTTGATTGAACGCTTCTATAAGCCAACAGGTGGGGAAATTTTGATCGGTGAAGAGAATATCGAAAATGTAGACTTAGCCAAATGGCGTGAACAAATTGGTCTCGTAAGCCAAGATGCCGCTGTAATGCCAGGAACTATTCGTGATAATTTAACTTATGGATTACGGAGAGAAGCCTCAGATGAGGAACTTTGGGACGCGTTAAGAATGGCTTATGCAGATGGCTTTGTCAGTGAAATGGAAGATCAGTTAGAAACTGAAATTGGTGAACGAGGGATCAAACTTTCTGGGGGACAACGGCAACGAATAGCGATTGCGCGAGCTTTTCTCCGCGATCCAAAAATCTTAATGCTTGATGAAGCCACTGCTAGCTTGGACGCTGAATCAGAGGCGATGGTTCAAAAAGCATTGGGAGACTTAATGCAAGGAAGAACGACACTAGTAATTGCGCATCGCTTAAGTACGATTGTCGATGCCGATAAAATCTACTTTATCGAAAATGGAACAGTATCCGGCGCAGGAACCCATCAAGAATTATTAAAGACAACACCACTATATGCACAGTATGTTAAGGATCAGTTTAAATAA
- a CDS encoding hydroxymethylglutaryl-CoA synthase translates to MRIGIDKMAFATTNDYLDLVELAKERSVDPNKFTIGIGQDLQAVVPPTQDIVTLGATAAKKLLTPELEKNISTVIVATESGIDNSKASAIYIKRLLGLSDFTRTVEMKEACYSATAAIQFAKGVVALNPQETVLVIAADIARYGLNTPGEVTQGAGAVAMLISRNPHILTLEDTTVAYSKDIMDFWRPLYATEALVDGKYSTNVYIEFFLQTFTRYQQLTGRELADFAALTFHMPFTKMGKKGLEGLLKDRNDEVAQRLRTQLTASQLFSRQVGNLYTGSLYLSLMSLLQNSDLKAGSRIGLFSYGSGAEGEFYTGILEDGYEHYMNNIQEELEHRHQVSVAEYEKLFSSQLGMNDQDIEFDVTNDPLPFVLKGQKDHQRIYEAK, encoded by the coding sequence ATGAGAATTGGTATTGACAAAATGGCTTTTGCAACAACAAATGACTATTTAGACCTTGTTGAATTAGCAAAAGAACGCAGCGTAGATCCTAATAAATTTACCATTGGAATTGGACAGGATCTACAGGCAGTTGTGCCACCTACGCAAGATATTGTGACTTTAGGAGCTACGGCAGCGAAAAAATTGCTTACTCCGGAATTAGAAAAAAATATTTCGACAGTAATTGTGGCAACTGAGTCAGGAATTGACAATTCAAAAGCGAGTGCAATCTACATTAAACGCTTATTAGGGCTTAGCGACTTCACCCGAACGGTAGAAATGAAAGAGGCTTGTTATTCTGCAACAGCTGCTATCCAATTTGCAAAGGGAGTAGTGGCGCTTAATCCTCAAGAAACTGTATTGGTGATCGCTGCTGATATTGCTCGTTATGGATTAAATACGCCAGGAGAGGTGACTCAAGGAGCTGGAGCAGTTGCAATGCTGATTTCGCGGAACCCTCACATCCTAACCCTTGAAGATACAACGGTTGCTTATAGTAAGGATATAATGGACTTTTGGCGGCCGTTATATGCAACAGAAGCTTTAGTAGATGGAAAATACTCTACTAATGTTTATATTGAATTTTTCCTTCAAACTTTTACCCGTTACCAGCAATTAACTGGGCGAGAATTAGCAGATTTTGCTGCCCTTACATTCCATATGCCATTTACTAAAATGGGAAAGAAAGGGTTAGAAGGGCTGCTCAAAGATCGTAATGATGAGGTAGCTCAACGATTACGAACACAATTAACCGCAAGTCAACTATTTTCACGTCAAGTTGGTAACCTTTACACTGGCTCCCTATATTTATCATTAATGTCATTGTTACAAAATAGTGACTTAAAAGCTGGAAGCCGAATTGGGTTATTTAGCTATGGTTCTGGTGCAGAAGGAGAGTTCTACACAGGAATCCTAGAAGATGGCTACGAGCATTATATGAATAATATTCAAGAAGAACTAGAACATCGTCACCAGGTTTCGGTAGCAGAATACGAAAAACTATTCAGTAGTCAATTAGGAATGAATGACCAGGATATCGAGTTTGATGTTACTAATGATCCATTACCTTTCGTTCTTAAAGGGCAAAAGGATCATCAACGGATTTATGAAGCCAAATAA
- a CDS encoding D-2-hydroxyacid dehydrogenase, with protein sequence MKIYMYGVYQDEVPYIEEWQEEHPEVTVDSTTKLLDESTVNLSKGSDGVVVFQQKPYSDEALRQLAFNGITKMSLRNVGVDNLNHELVRELGFQITNVPVYSPAAIAEFSVTQALNLLRRTKEFYLKLAKGDYNWAPHIAKEMNKQVVGIVGTGNIGSTAAKIFAGFGAKVIAYSRHQNKELEGIVEYVSLDELYKRATIISLYLPHVPATDKMLNEKTFAMMQDGVLLVNTARGPLVDEKALIEALNSGKVGGAALDVMTGETKIFNQQIDFQEVDYNEFKDLVDRPNVLITPHIAFYTDQAIKNMVKMSLSANLDLIKTGTSDKLVKF encoded by the coding sequence ATGAAGATTTATATGTATGGTGTTTATCAGGATGAAGTCCCTTACATTGAGGAATGGCAAGAGGAACATCCTGAAGTAACTGTAGACTCAACAACTAAACTTTTAGACGAAAGCACAGTCAACTTGTCTAAAGGAAGCGATGGAGTAGTAGTATTCCAGCAAAAGCCTTATTCAGACGAGGCCTTACGTCAATTAGCGTTTAATGGTATTACAAAGATGTCATTGCGGAATGTTGGGGTTGATAATCTTAATCATGAATTAGTACGAGAACTTGGTTTCCAAATTACTAACGTACCAGTTTATTCCCCAGCTGCAATTGCTGAATTTTCAGTTACTCAAGCACTCAACCTTTTACGTCGAACAAAAGAATTTTATTTAAAATTAGCAAAAGGAGATTATAACTGGGCACCGCATATTGCTAAGGAAATGAATAAGCAGGTTGTCGGGATAGTTGGAACAGGAAACATTGGATCCACAGCAGCTAAAATCTTTGCTGGTTTTGGTGCAAAAGTGATTGCATATAGCCGTCACCAAAATAAGGAACTAGAAGGAATTGTTGAATACGTTAGCCTTGATGAATTATATAAACGGGCAACAATTATTTCGCTTTATTTACCTCATGTTCCAGCGACAGATAAAATGCTTAATGAAAAAACATTTGCAATGATGCAGGACGGGGTCTTACTGGTTAACACTGCACGTGGACCATTAGTCGATGAAAAGGCATTGATTGAAGCGTTGAATAGCGGTAAAGTCGGAGGAGCTGCTTTAGACGTAATGACTGGTGAAACCAAGATTTTTAACCAGCAAATTGATTTCCAAGAAGTTGATTATAACGAATTTAAGGATTTAGTTGATCGGCCAAATGTTTTAATCACGCCACATATTGCTTTCTATACTGATCAAGCAATTAAAAATATGGTTAAGATGAGTTTGTCCGCCAATCTAGATTTGATTAAAACTGGCACCTCAGATAAACTAGTTAAATTTTAA
- the tsf gene encoding translation elongation factor Ts: MAEIKAAQVMQLRKKSGAGIMDAKKALVASNGDMDKAMDYLREKGIAKAAKKSDRVAAEGLADIAVNGNTAAIVELNSETDFVAASEPFKDLLKKVTKLISENKPANVEEALEIKTENGTLNDDIISTTQKTGEKVSLRRFTVVEKDDGDSFGAYLHQGGQIAALVVLEGADDATAKDVAMHVAAINPEFMTRDDVSQERLDHERAIFKEETLNEGKPEKIVDKIVEGRLNKFLSQICLADQDFVKDSDQTVEQYVSSKNGKLKSFIRYEVGEGIEKKQDDFAQEVKDQMN; encoded by the coding sequence ATGGCTGAAATTAAAGCTGCTCAAGTTATGCAATTACGTAAAAAATCCGGTGCCGGTATCATGGATGCTAAGAAGGCATTAGTTGCTAGTAATGGTGACATGGACAAAGCAATGGACTACCTTCGTGAAAAGGGTATTGCTAAGGCAGCCAAGAAGAGTGATCGTGTTGCAGCTGAAGGCTTAGCTGATATTGCTGTTAATGGCAATACAGCTGCAATCGTTGAATTGAATTCAGAAACTGATTTCGTTGCTGCTAGTGAACCATTTAAGGACTTATTGAAGAAGGTTACTAAGTTAATTAGTGAAAACAAGCCTGCTAATGTTGAAGAAGCATTAGAAATCAAGACTGAAAATGGCACATTAAATGATGATATTATCAGTACTACACAAAAAACTGGTGAAAAGGTTAGCCTTCGTCGGTTTACTGTTGTAGAAAAGGATGACGGCGATAGCTTTGGTGCATACTTACACCAAGGTGGTCAAATTGCTGCATTGGTTGTCTTAGAAGGTGCTGACGATGCCACTGCTAAAGACGTTGCAATGCACGTTGCAGCTATCAACCCTGAATTCATGACTCGTGATGATGTTTCTCAAGAACGTCTTGACCATGAACGTGCTATCTTCAAGGAAGAAACTTTAAACGAAGGAAAGCCTGAAAAGATCGTTGACAAGATTGTTGAAGGTCGTTTAAACAAGTTCCTTTCACAAATTTGTTTAGCAGATCAAGACTTTGTTAAGGATTCTGACCAAACTGTTGAACAATACGTTTCAAGCAAGAATGGTAAGTTGAAGTCCTTCATTCGTTACGAAGTCGGTGAAGGAATCGAAAAAAAGCAAGATGACTTTGCTCAAGAAGTTAAGGACCAAATGAACTAA
- the lexA gene encoding transcriptional repressor LexA: MAKVAKNKQMAVLNYIHKQVEDHGYPPTVREICSAVGLSSTSTVHGHISRLIEQGFLQKDPSKPRALEITPKGLDILGVKPIQKEIPMLGVVTAGQPILAVENATEFFPIPPSIQDNNDLFMLTIRGTSMIKAGIFNGDQVIVRKQSTAKNGDIVIAMNDDNEATCKRFYKEKTRFRLQPENDTMEPIFLDNVKILGKVVGLFRDHIF, encoded by the coding sequence ATGGCAAAGGTAGCAAAAAATAAACAAATGGCCGTCCTAAATTATATTCATAAACAAGTTGAAGATCATGGCTATCCACCGACTGTTCGTGAAATTTGTAGTGCTGTTGGCCTGTCTTCAACTTCAACAGTCCATGGACACATCTCTCGCTTAATTGAACAAGGATTCTTACAAAAAGACCCTTCTAAACCTCGAGCACTTGAGATCACACCCAAGGGACTTGATATTTTAGGTGTAAAACCGATTCAAAAAGAAATTCCAATGCTTGGTGTTGTTACGGCTGGGCAACCAATTTTAGCAGTTGAAAATGCTACTGAGTTTTTCCCGATACCTCCTTCTATTCAAGATAATAATGATTTGTTTATGCTTACCATTCGTGGAACTAGTATGATTAAAGCAGGGATTTTTAATGGCGACCAAGTAATTGTGCGTAAACAATCCACCGCTAAAAATGGTGATATCGTTATTGCAATGAATGATGATAATGAAGCTACTTGTAAACGATTCTATAAAGAAAAAACACGTTTTCGTTTACAGCCAGAAAATGATACGATGGAGCCAATCTTCTTAGACAATGTAAAAATCCTTGGTAAAGTAGTGGGACTATTTCGTGATCATATTTTCTAA
- the rpsB gene encoding 30S ribosomal protein S2, with product MSVVSMKQLLEAGVHFGHQTRRWNPKMEEYIFTERNGIYIIDLQKTVKLIDTAYNYMKDVAANDGVALFVGTKKQAQDAIEEEAIRAGQYYVNHRWLGGTLTNWKTIQSRIARLKELKKMSEDGTFDVLPKKEVAVLTKQREKLERFLGGIEDMPRIPDVMFIVDPHKEQIAVKEAQKLHIPIVAMVDTNTDPDDIDYVIPSNDDAIRAVRLITSKMADAFVEGKQGQDDAQQETADDNAANETVSEDSLKNLKNSVEGKED from the coding sequence ATGTCTGTTGTATCTATGAAGCAATTGCTTGAAGCCGGTGTCCACTTCGGTCACCAAACTCGTCGTTGGAACCCAAAGATGGAAGAATACATCTTTACTGAACGTAACGGTATTTACATCATTGACTTACAAAAGACTGTTAAGTTAATTGATACTGCTTACAACTACATGAAAGATGTTGCTGCTAACGATGGTGTTGCTTTATTTGTTGGTACAAAGAAGCAAGCTCAAGATGCTATTGAAGAAGAAGCTATTCGTGCAGGTCAATACTACGTTAACCACCGTTGGTTAGGTGGTACTTTGACCAACTGGAAGACTATCCAATCACGGATTGCTCGTTTGAAGGAACTTAAGAAGATGAGCGAAGACGGTACATTTGATGTTCTTCCTAAGAAGGAAGTTGCTGTCTTAACTAAGCAACGTGAAAAGCTTGAACGTTTCCTTGGTGGTATTGAAGATATGCCACGGATCCCAGATGTTATGTTCATTGTTGATCCTCACAAGGAACAAATCGCTGTTAAGGAAGCTCAAAAGTTACACATTCCAATCGTAGCTATGGTTGATACTAACACTGACCCAGACGACATTGATTACGTTATCCCATCAAACGATGATGCTATCCGTGCCGTTCGCTTAATCACTTCAAAGATGGCTGATGCTTTTGTTGAAGGTAAGCAAGGTCAAGACGATGCTCAACAAGAAACTGCTGATGATAACGCTGCTAACGAAACTGTTAGCGAAGATTCATTAAAGAACTTGAAGAACAGCGTTGAAGGTAAAGAAGACTAA